A window of Gemmatimonadota bacterium contains these coding sequences:
- a CDS encoding TonB-dependent receptor produces the protein MRFLNRTILSLVLILPALIPVLIQPVPVYAQGITTATLYGRILDDTGAPLPDATVVALHEPTGVSAGIFSRADGRYNIAGLRTGGPYEIRVSYIGYRTAVRQDILLTMGQSLRADFRLNRDLIEAGEITVTAHRDEVLNASNTGTETHVSAIEIARLPSIARSIQDYTRLAPEAASKAGGQSIAGKNNRLNNFQVDGAVLNDAFGLTGEGLPTGQVDAQPISLDAIEEFQVQVAPFDVRSGGFAGGLINAVTRSGTNRFRGSLYWFGRNESLVGDLDGDEFGDFTDYQLGFRLGGPVSRNRAFFFVNGELRRRSSPSSAGPADSGQPIRFGAGSADLQRIVDIARERYGYDAGGYDPFSQDTRNEKIFARLDVNLSPGHRLTLRHNLVNGDLDDGLSRGRTLFTLTSNQFKRDNVTQSSVVQLNSTFSGSLANEARISYSRVRDKRSPLSASFPQVRIDLEEPGGAFLGEVRLGVERFSQANTLDQDTFEFTNDLHLFRADHTITIGTHNEFVSFDNLFIQDYYGAYEFDSIEAFEQGTPVRYLLSRSSVPGVEQPRAAWDYVQLGFYAQDAWRVSPRFSLNFGLRADVPILPVEPLANDRFARQFAGHRTDRTPGGQVLWSPRFGFNIDAGGDRGTQIRGGAGVFAGLPPAVWLSNAYSNTGVDFTRIDLATFRDQDVPAFVADPFAQPLPLDGGLSAPQTTEVNVIDPAFRLPRVFRTNLALDRRLPLDLVGTVEVLLARNLDDVRFRNLNIGDAGRPTGLTPDGRPDYGGRKVSGDFTNVILLENTDRGRQFNLTLRLRKGQNTAFLPGLFGSVAYVFQDAEDINSGRSSRAISNWQYNETDDPNGETTATSDFEVRHRVLASGSWKFEIGQGLATTVSVFYEGSAGDPYSYMYADDVNGDGIRGNDLAYIPASKGDLSAEVTDDEWRAIDAFIDSDPTLRAARGGIVRRNASRSPWRNRLDLRLIQQLPSVRNQHFELTLDVLNLANLINSEWGQSRYVRFDAASLFNFDGYDEQGRPDLDLRVRDANEDGRVDREDVFQTTNLSSRWQVQAGVRYTF, from the coding sequence ATGCGTTTCCTGAACCGGACTATCCTGTCCCTCGTCCTGATCCTGCCGGCCCTTATCCCCGTCCTGATCCAGCCGGTCCCGGTTTACGCACAGGGCATTACGACCGCGACCCTCTACGGCAGGATTCTGGATGACACCGGCGCACCGCTTCCCGACGCCACCGTGGTCGCCCTGCATGAGCCCACGGGCGTCTCCGCCGGCATCTTCTCCCGTGCCGACGGACGGTACAACATCGCGGGCTTGAGGACCGGCGGCCCGTACGAGATCAGGGTCAGCTACATCGGCTACCGCACCGCCGTCCGGCAGGACATTTTGCTGACCATGGGCCAGAGCCTGCGGGCGGATTTCCGGCTGAACAGGGACCTCATCGAGGCGGGGGAAATCACCGTAACGGCCCATCGGGACGAGGTGCTCAATGCGTCGAACACCGGTACCGAGACCCATGTTTCGGCGATCGAGATCGCCCGGCTGCCCTCGATCGCGCGGAGCATCCAGGACTACACACGACTGGCGCCCGAGGCGGCGTCGAAGGCGGGCGGGCAGAGCATCGCGGGCAAGAACAACCGCCTGAACAACTTCCAGGTGGACGGCGCGGTGCTGAACGACGCCTTCGGCCTGACGGGCGAGGGGCTGCCCACGGGCCAGGTGGACGCCCAGCCGATCAGCCTGGACGCCATAGAGGAATTCCAGGTACAGGTGGCGCCCTTTGACGTGCGCTCCGGCGGTTTCGCGGGAGGACTCATCAACGCGGTGACGCGTAGCGGAACGAACCGCTTCCGGGGTTCTTTGTACTGGTTCGGCCGGAACGAATCCCTGGTGGGCGACCTGGACGGGGACGAATTCGGGGACTTTACCGACTACCAGCTCGGATTCAGGCTCGGCGGCCCGGTATCCAGGAACCGGGCGTTCTTCTTCGTCAATGGAGAGCTGCGGCGCCGTTCGAGTCCGTCGAGCGCGGGCCCTGCAGACTCGGGCCAGCCCATCCGCTTCGGGGCGGGCTCGGCCGATCTGCAGCGGATCGTGGACATCGCCCGCGAGAGGTACGGTTACGACGCCGGCGGTTACGACCCTTTCTCGCAGGATACGCGAAACGAAAAGATCTTCGCGCGACTGGACGTCAACCTGTCACCCGGGCACCGTCTCACCCTGCGCCACAACCTGGTGAACGGCGACCTGGACGACGGGCTGAGCCGGGGACGCACCCTCTTCACGCTGACCAGCAACCAGTTCAAGCGCGACAACGTCACCCAGTCGTCGGTCGTGCAGCTCAACAGCACCTTCTCCGGCAGCCTGGCCAATGAAGCGCGCATATCCTACAGCCGCGTGCGGGACAAGCGGTCGCCGCTGTCCGCTTCCTTTCCCCAGGTCCGGATCGATCTCGAGGAACCGGGCGGCGCGTTCCTCGGCGAGGTCCGGCTCGGCGTGGAGCGGTTCTCCCAGGCCAACACGCTGGATCAGGACACCTTCGAGTTCACCAACGACCTCCACCTGTTCAGGGCGGATCACACCATAACGATCGGCACCCACAACGAGTTCGTCTCCTTCGACAACCTGTTCATACAGGACTACTACGGGGCCTACGAGTTCGACAGTATCGAGGCTTTCGAGCAAGGCACGCCTGTCCGTTACCTCCTGAGCCGTTCCAGCGTGCCCGGCGTCGAACAGCCACGCGCCGCTTGGGACTACGTGCAGCTGGGTTTCTACGCCCAGGACGCCTGGAGAGTCAGTCCGCGGTTCAGCCTGAACTTCGGACTGCGGGCCGACGTGCCGATCCTGCCGGTCGAGCCGCTGGCCAACGACCGTTTCGCCCGCCAGTTCGCCGGCCACCGGACGGACCGGACACCGGGCGGCCAGGTGCTCTGGTCTCCCCGTTTCGGGTTCAATATCGACGCCGGAGGAGACCGCGGGACCCAGATCCGCGGCGGCGCCGGCGTCTTCGCGGGACTGCCGCCGGCCGTCTGGCTTTCCAACGCCTACAGCAACACCGGTGTGGACTTCACCCGCATCGATCTCGCCACCTTCCGCGACCAGGACGTCCCTGCGTTCGTTGCCGATCCCTTTGCGCAACCGCTGCCGCTGGACGGGGGTCTCTCCGCGCCGCAGACCACGGAGGTCAACGTCATCGATCCGGCGTTCCGGCTGCCCCGGGTCTTCCGCACCAACCTCGCCCTCGATCGTCGGCTGCCCCTGGACCTGGTCGGTACCGTGGAAGTCCTGCTGGCCCGGAACCTCGACGACGTCCGGTTCCGCAACCTCAACATCGGGGACGCCGGCAGGCCGACCGGTTTGACGCCGGACGGACGGCCCGATTACGGCGGCCGAAAGGTCAGCGGAGATTTCACCAACGTCATCCTCCTAGAGAACACGGACAGGGGCCGCCAGTTCAACCTGACGCTGCGGCTGCGCAAGGGACAGAATACCGCTTTCCTCCCCGGACTCTTCGGAAGCGTGGCGTACGTGTTCCAGGACGCGGAGGACATCAACAGTGGGCGGTCGAGCCGCGCCATCTCCAACTGGCAGTACAACGAGACCGACGACCCCAACGGCGAGACGACCGCCACGTCCGATTTCGAGGTCCGGCACCGGGTCCTGGCCAGCGGTTCCTGGAAGTTCGAGATCGGCCAGGGGCTCGCCACGACGGTCTCCGTCTTCTACGAAGGCAGCGCGGGAGATCCGTACAGTTACATGTATGCCGACGACGTGAACGGAGACGGCATCCGGGGCAACGACCTCGCTTACATCCCCGCGAGCAAGGGCGACTTGAGCGCGGAGGTCACCGACGACGAATGGCGGGCGATCGACGCCTTCATCGATTCCGACCCCACGCTGCGCGCGGCCCGAGGCGGCATCGTCCGGCGCAACGCGAGCCGTTCGCCGTGGCGGAACCGGCTGGACCTGCGCCTGATACAGCAACTGCCCTCCGTACGGAACCAGCACTTCGAATTGACGCTGGACGTGCTGAACCTGGCCAACCTGATCAACAGCGAATGGGGACAAAGCCGCTACGTGCGGTTTGACGCCGCGAGCCTGTTCAATTTCGACGGGTACGACGAACAGGGCAGGCCGGACTTGGACCTCCGGGTCCGGGACGCCAACGAAGACGGAAGGGTCGACCGCGAAGACGTGTTCCAGACCACCAACCTCTCATCCCGCTGGCAGGTCCAGGCCGGGGTGCGGTATACGTTTTAA
- a CDS encoding TIM barrel protein, translating into MALMEIEPGLKIAGQMSPEPSQEDLQFARQLGIEYVCLWTDGEHANYDYFMSRREIYEEAGIKIYGFGNSDVHNQDAIVLNLPNRDAKVEQYKRYIRDLGRAGIPYTTYAHMGNGIWSTERETTRGGAPARGFDLAKAEEGHWGGRLFRMPLTHDRVYSEDEIWDNFAHFIGEVAPVAEEAGVRIGIHPDDPPQPELGGIPRCIFSSFDGYYRAMEIADSPNVGLCFCIGCWLEGGSLMGKGVEDALRHFGDQGKVFKVHYRNVDQPLPHFVETFIDNGYFDMYQAARVLEESGFYGVMIPDHIPEMAGDGRIGYAYSIAYMKAHADRARAECAAA; encoded by the coding sequence ATGGCGCTCATGGAAATAGAACCCGGTCTCAAGATTGCGGGACAGATGTCTCCCGAACCTTCGCAGGAGGACCTGCAATTCGCCCGGCAACTGGGCATTGAATACGTCTGTCTCTGGACGGACGGCGAACACGCCAACTACGACTATTTCATGAGCCGCCGGGAGATCTACGAGGAAGCCGGCATCAAGATCTACGGGTTCGGGAACAGCGACGTGCACAACCAGGACGCCATCGTGCTCAACCTGCCGAACCGGGACGCGAAGGTGGAACAGTACAAGCGGTACATCCGCGACCTCGGCAGGGCGGGCATTCCCTATACGACGTACGCCCACATGGGGAACGGGATCTGGAGCACGGAGCGGGAGACGACCCGCGGTGGCGCGCCGGCCCGGGGATTCGACCTGGCAAAGGCCGAAGAGGGCCACTGGGGCGGCCGGTTGTTCAGGATGCCGCTGACCCATGACCGGGTGTACAGCGAAGACGAAATCTGGGACAATTTCGCCCATTTCATCGGGGAAGTCGCGCCGGTCGCGGAGGAAGCGGGCGTCCGGATCGGCATCCATCCGGACGATCCTCCCCAGCCGGAGCTCGGCGGCATCCCGCGATGTATCTTCAGCAGTTTCGACGGATACTACCGGGCTATGGAAATCGCCGACAGCCCGAACGTGGGGCTCTGCTTCTGCATCGGATGCTGGCTAGAGGGCGGATCGTTGATGGGCAAGGGTGTGGAGGACGCGCTGCGCCATTTCGGCGATCAGGGCAAGGTCTTCAAGGTCCACTACCGGAACGTGGACCAGCCCCTGCCCCATTTCGTGGAGACTTTCATCGACAATGGCTACTTCGACATGTACCAGGCCGCGCGGGTCCTGGAGGAATCCGGTTTCTACGGAGTCATGATCCCCGATCACATTCCAGAGATGGCGGGAGACGGCCGGATCGGCTATGCCTACTCGATCGCCTACATGAAGGCGCATGCGGACCGGGCGAGAGCGGAGTGCGCCGCCGCGTAA